In the Styela clava chromosome 8, kaStyClav1.hap1.2, whole genome shotgun sequence genome, one interval contains:
- the LOC120346417 gene encoding transcription factor COE3-like isoform X2 gives MTALSGQQLAPVRGWVQTGLVDTLPSVGLHRAHFEKHPPSNLRKSNFFHFVLALYDRQGQPVEIERTAFIDFVENEREGGTASEKTNNGIHYRLQLLYHSGVRTEQDLYVRLIDSVTKQAICYEGQDKNPEMRRVLLTHEIMCSRCCEKKSCGNRNETPSDPVIIDRYFLKFFLKCNQNCLKNAGNPRDMRRFQVVVSTTVHVDGHVLAVSDNMFVHNNSKHGRRARRLEPAEATPVIKAMSPSEGWTTGGATVIIVGDHFFDGIQVVFGSMIVWSELITQHALRVQTPPRHLPGVVEVTLSYKNKQFCKGSPGRFVYTALNEPTIDYGFQRLLKSIPRHPGDPERLPKEIVLKRAADVMEAFMSRPYNQMPAAPPPPLQNTFTSSSSAMMAASMGGYNGVTVPNQYSSFTTPDRLDSANGYSRGNSVSPKTGFSPHSTPHSSVNMGLSSIGAVTNAPPYGSAMNGYAGAPTFTNMTNTSANMFCNPGLLPPSPNAAVNGLPAHGTTPGIFSFSPANMISAVKQKSAFAPVIRAHNTPSPSNSSVAENASLHEINAYT, from the exons ATGACGGCCTTGAGTGGACAACAACTAGCGCCTGTGCGAGGGTGGGTGCAGACTGGACTGGTGGACACACTGCCCAG TGTTGGACTTCACCGGGCACATTTTGAGAAGCATCCGCCAAGTAATCTAcggaaaagcaattttttccattttgtatTAGCGCTGTATGATAGGCAGGGACAACCAGTAGAAATTGAAAGAACGGCATTTATTGACTTCGTCGAAAACGAAAGG gaAGGAGGCACAGCATCGGAAAAAACAAATAATGGAATCCATTATAGGCTTCAGTTGCTCTATCATAGCG GAGTTCGTACTGAACAAGATCTCTATGTTCGTCTCATCGATTCAGTCACCAAAcag GCAATTTGTTATGAGGGTCAGGATAAAAATCCAGAAATGCGTCGCGTTCTTCTCACGCATGAAATCATGTGCAG TCGATGTTGCGAGAAAAAAAGTTGTGGAAATAGAAACGAAACTCCGTCTGATCCAGTCATTATTGAcag gtaCTTCTTGAAATTCTTCCTGAAATGCaatcaaaattgtttgaaaaatgcGGGAAATCCTCGAGATATGAGAAGATTCcag GTTGTCGTGTCGACCACAGTTCACGTAGATGGCCACGTACTCGCCGTTTCAGATAATATGTTTGTTCACAATAATTCAAAACACGGTAGAAGAGCAAGAAGACTAGAACCGGCAGAag CCACGCCTGTCATAAAAGCAATGAGCCCAAGCGAAGGGTGGACGACCGGAGGAGCAACTGTTATTATCGTGGGAGATCACTTCTTTGATGGAATACAAGTTGTCTTCGGATCTATGATCGTGTGGAGTGAG CTAATCACACAGCACGCACTTCGAGTACAAACTCCTCCTCGACATTTGCCTGGAGTCGTAGAAGTTACACTTTCATACAAAAACAAGCAATTTTGTAAAGGTTCGCCGGGAAGATTCGTATACACAG CGCTAAATGAACCGACCATTGACTACGGGTTCCAAAGACTGTTAAAATCGATACCAAGACACCCTGGTGACCCGGAGAGACTGCCAAAG GAAATAGTCTTGAAACGAGCGGCTGACGTCATGGAAGCCTTCATGTCCCGCCCGTACAACCAAATGCCTGCAGCTCCACCACCGCCACTCCAAAATACTTTTACAAGTTCTTCAAGCGCGATGATGGCTGCCAGCATGGGAGGATATAACGGAGTGACAGTACCAAACCAATATTCTTCATTCACGACGCCGGATCGCCTGGACTCTGCCAACG GCTATTCCAGAGGAAACAGTGTGTCCCCAAAAACGGGATTCTCTCCTCATTCGACTCCACACAGCAGCGTAAACATGGGACTGTCTTCAATAGGCGCTGTAACAAATGCGCCGCCATACGGAAGTGCAATGAACGGCTATGCTGGTGCACCAACATTCACAAATATGACGAATACTTCGGCGAATATGTTCTGTAATCCTGGAT TATTGCCACCATCTCCAAACGCAGCCGTGAACGGACTTCCAGCACACGGTACAACTCCTGGAATATTTAGTTTCTCACCTGCTAACATGATATCGGCTGTGAAACAGAAAAGTGCTTTTGCTCCTGTAATCCGAGCTCATAATACACCTTCGCCAAGCAACAGTTCTGTTGCAGAGAATGCATCCTTACACG AAATCAACGCATACACATGA
- the LOC120346417 gene encoding transcription factor COE3-like isoform X1, which produces MTALSGQQLAPVRGWVQTGLVDTLPSVGLHRAHFEKHPPSNLRKSNFFHFVLALYDRQGQPVEIERTAFIDFVENEREGGTASEKTNNGIHYRLQLLYHSGVRTEQDLYVRLIDSVTKQAICYEGQDKNPEMRRVLLTHEIMCSRCCEKKSCGNRNETPSDPVIIDRYFLKFFLKCNQNCLKNAGNPRDMRRFQVVVSTTVHVDGHVLAVSDNMFVHNNSKHGRRARRLEPAEATPVIKAMSPSEGWTTGGATVIIVGDHFFDGIQVVFGSMIVWSELITQHALRVQTPPRHLPGVVEVTLSYKNKQFCKGSPGRFVYTALNEPTIDYGFQRLLKSIPRHPGDPERLPKEIVLKRAADVMEAFMSRPYNQMPAAPPPPLQNTFTSSSSAMMAASMGGYNGVTVPNQYSSFTTPDRLDSANGSDSGYSRGNSVSPKTGFSPHSTPHSSVNMGLSSIGAVTNAPPYGSAMNGYAGAPTFTNMTNTSANMFCNPGLLPPSPNAAVNGLPAHGTTPGIFSFSPANMISAVKQKSAFAPVIRAHNTPSPSNSSVAENASLHEINAYT; this is translated from the exons ATGACGGCCTTGAGTGGACAACAACTAGCGCCTGTGCGAGGGTGGGTGCAGACTGGACTGGTGGACACACTGCCCAG TGTTGGACTTCACCGGGCACATTTTGAGAAGCATCCGCCAAGTAATCTAcggaaaagcaattttttccattttgtatTAGCGCTGTATGATAGGCAGGGACAACCAGTAGAAATTGAAAGAACGGCATTTATTGACTTCGTCGAAAACGAAAGG gaAGGAGGCACAGCATCGGAAAAAACAAATAATGGAATCCATTATAGGCTTCAGTTGCTCTATCATAGCG GAGTTCGTACTGAACAAGATCTCTATGTTCGTCTCATCGATTCAGTCACCAAAcag GCAATTTGTTATGAGGGTCAGGATAAAAATCCAGAAATGCGTCGCGTTCTTCTCACGCATGAAATCATGTGCAG TCGATGTTGCGAGAAAAAAAGTTGTGGAAATAGAAACGAAACTCCGTCTGATCCAGTCATTATTGAcag gtaCTTCTTGAAATTCTTCCTGAAATGCaatcaaaattgtttgaaaaatgcGGGAAATCCTCGAGATATGAGAAGATTCcag GTTGTCGTGTCGACCACAGTTCACGTAGATGGCCACGTACTCGCCGTTTCAGATAATATGTTTGTTCACAATAATTCAAAACACGGTAGAAGAGCAAGAAGACTAGAACCGGCAGAag CCACGCCTGTCATAAAAGCAATGAGCCCAAGCGAAGGGTGGACGACCGGAGGAGCAACTGTTATTATCGTGGGAGATCACTTCTTTGATGGAATACAAGTTGTCTTCGGATCTATGATCGTGTGGAGTGAG CTAATCACACAGCACGCACTTCGAGTACAAACTCCTCCTCGACATTTGCCTGGAGTCGTAGAAGTTACACTTTCATACAAAAACAAGCAATTTTGTAAAGGTTCGCCGGGAAGATTCGTATACACAG CGCTAAATGAACCGACCATTGACTACGGGTTCCAAAGACTGTTAAAATCGATACCAAGACACCCTGGTGACCCGGAGAGACTGCCAAAG GAAATAGTCTTGAAACGAGCGGCTGACGTCATGGAAGCCTTCATGTCCCGCCCGTACAACCAAATGCCTGCAGCTCCACCACCGCCACTCCAAAATACTTTTACAAGTTCTTCAAGCGCGATGATGGCTGCCAGCATGGGAGGATATAACGGAGTGACAGTACCAAACCAATATTCTTCATTCACGACGCCGGATCGCCTGGACTCTGCCAACGGTAGCGACTCCG GCTATTCCAGAGGAAACAGTGTGTCCCCAAAAACGGGATTCTCTCCTCATTCGACTCCACACAGCAGCGTAAACATGGGACTGTCTTCAATAGGCGCTGTAACAAATGCGCCGCCATACGGAAGTGCAATGAACGGCTATGCTGGTGCACCAACATTCACAAATATGACGAATACTTCGGCGAATATGTTCTGTAATCCTGGAT TATTGCCACCATCTCCAAACGCAGCCGTGAACGGACTTCCAGCACACGGTACAACTCCTGGAATATTTAGTTTCTCACCTGCTAACATGATATCGGCTGTGAAACAGAAAAGTGCTTTTGCTCCTGTAATCCGAGCTCATAATACACCTTCGCCAAGCAACAGTTCTGTTGCAGAGAATGCATCCTTACACG AAATCAACGCATACACATGA